The following proteins are co-located in the Anser cygnoides isolate HZ-2024a breed goose chromosome 2, Taihu_goose_T2T_genome, whole genome shotgun sequence genome:
- the THNSL1 gene encoding LOW QUALITY PROTEIN: threonine synthase-like 1 (The sequence of the model RefSeq protein was modified relative to this genomic sequence to represent the inferred CDS: inserted 2 bases in 1 codon), with product MYTLELQHVYCVTAQGANTESNDISGFLDKSLGLSSHQKRTGCNSSSLAVDQLSGLSSWLGKKXQQQKMFHVVKYQPLRLITQSSLSGMCLKLMFSRPVAFAQIWKSWFSSHSLVGNKNIILMGPPGAGKTTVGRIVGQKLDCPVIDIDDDVLETTWNMSVSEKLQDVGNEQFLEEEGKALLKFSASGSVISLTGSNPMHAAGMQHVKKNGIVVYLDVPAAVIMGRLKSMKVDRIVGQGPDTSLKDILQFRKQFYKRWYDIRVLCGGDVAAEVVADKVLDAVKRYQNSELETYISTRSSRSGRSTQKDTHKYFSDVVIEGLAPDGGLFVPERGLPKFTAEEWQSLIEATYAERAQVVLERCIHPADIPASKLGEIIATAYGENFSCSKIAPVRHLTGNQFLLELFHGPTASFKDFALQMMPHIFAYCIPRSCNYLVLVATSGDTGSAVLDGFSRLHDTDKQRIAVMSFFPEDGVSPIQKSQMIGCQKENAWSIGVKSDFDFCQTAIKQIFTNSDYTGFLTVEYGTALAAANSINWARLLPQIVYHASAYLDLVQQDIIAFGSPVDVCIPTGNFGNILAALYAKIMGIPIRKCICASNGNNVLTDFIQTGIYDLRGRKLVPTFSPAVDILKSSNLERYLHLIADGDGQLVTQLYNQLENQGHFQLRKDLLEKLQQDLVAGWCSEDDCLAAIHSVYSTTGYILDTHTAVAKVVADRLQDRTCPIIISSTAHYSKFAPAILRALRIAEIKQNPLSQLHLLSSYSPLPPVHWGLLETLKKNENEDHQVCAADLSVLMSRIETLIQNHFMKVF from the exons ATGTACACCTTGGAATTACAGCATGTTTATTGTGTCACAGCACAGGGTGCAAACACAGAATCGAATGACATTTCAG GCTTTCTTGACAAATCGCTTGGTCTGTCATCCCATCAGAAGAGAACTGGATGCAACTCTTCCAGCCTTGCTGTTGACCAA TTAAGTGGATTGTCAAGttggcttggaaaaaa acagcagcagaagatgTTTCATGTTGTAAAGTATCAGCCTTTGAGACTGATAACCCAAAGCAGTCTTTCTGGCATGTGTTTAAAACTGATGTTTTCAAGACCTGTAGCGTTTGCACAGATATGGAAGTCGTGGTTCTCAAGCCATTCTCTtgttggaaacaaaaatattatcctGATGGGACCTCCGGGTGCTGGGAAAACAACAGTTGGGAGAATAGTAGGTCAGAAACTGGATTGCCCTGTCATAGATATAGATGACGATGTCCTTGAAACAACCTGGAATATGAGTGTGTCGGAAAAGCTGCAGGATGTTGGTAATGAGCAATTTttagaggaggaaggaaaagccCTGTTGAAGTTCTCAGCATCTGGAAGTGTCATTTCCCTTACTGGGTCCAATCCGATGCATGCTGCTGGCATGCAGCatgtgaagaaaaatggaatAGTTGTGTATCTGGATGTGCCCGCAGCAGTTATTATGGGCAGGCTGAAGTCAATGAAGGTGGATCGCATTGTGGGCCAGGGGCCTGACACTTCTCTCAAGGACATCCTTCAGTTTAGGAAGCAGTTCTACAAAAGGTGGTATGACATCCGCGTTCTTTGTGGAGGGGATGTGGCAGCAGAGGTTGTGGCAGATAAGGTACTTGATGCTGTGAAGAGATACCAAAACTCAGAACTGGAAACTTACATTTCAACTAGGTCTAGTAGGTCTGGAAGGAGCACACAAAAAGACACTCACAAGTATTTCAGTGACGTTGTTATTGAGGGCTTAGCCCCTGATGGAGGGCTCTTTGTTCCTGAGAGAGGACTTCCAAAATTCACTGCCGAAGAGTGGCAAAGCCTAATAGAAGCAACGTATGCTGAAAGAGCCCAGGTGGTACTTGAGAGATGTATACATCCTGCTGATATTCCTGCATCGAAACTGGGAGAAATTATTGCCACTGCTTATGGAGAAAACTTCTCTTGTTCTAAAATTGCCCCAGTTAGGCATTTGACAGGCAATCAGTTTCTCCTTGAGTTATTTCATGGACCAACAGCTTCATTTAAAGATTTTGCCTTACAGATGATGCCGCACATATTTGCGTACTGCATTCCCAGGAGCTGCAATTACTTGGTTCTGGTAGCTACTTCTGGTGACACAGGGAGTGCTGTCCTGGATGGCTTCAGTCGTCTCCATGACACTGACAAACAGAGAATTGCTGTCATgagtttttttcctgaggatGGAGTAAGCCCCATTCAAAAATCACAGATGATTGGCTGTCAGAAGGAAAACGCCTGGTCCATAGGCGTCAAATCCGATTTTGATTTTTGCCAGACAGCTATAAAACAAATCTTTACCAATTCTGATTACACCGGTTTTCTTACAGTGGAATATGGCACAGCTTTAGCAGCAGCAAACTCCATAAACTGGGCACGACTGCTTCCGCAGATAGTTTATCATGCCTCTGCATACCTTGATCTTGTTCAGCAAGATATTATTGCTTTTGGAAGTCCTGTAGATGTTTGCATTCCTACAGGGAACTTTGGCAACATATTAGCTGCTTTGTATGCTAAAATTATGGGAATCCCTattagaaaatgcatttgtgcTTCCAATGGAAACAACGTTTTGACTGACTTTATACAAACAGGTATCTATGATTTGAGGGGAAGAAAGTTAGTTCCGACTTTCTCACCAGCAGTAGATATTTTGAAGTCCTCCAATCTTGAGCGGTACTTGCACCTGATCGCTGATGGTGATGGACAACTGGTGACACAATTGTACAACCAGCTGGAAAATCAGGGCCACTTTCAGCTGCGGAAAGATCTCCTTGAAAAGCTTCAGCAGGACTTGGTGGCTGGCTGGTGCTCTGAGGACGACTGTCTTGCTGCCATTCACTCAGTATACAGCACCACGGGATATATTTTGGATACACACACAGCTGTTGCTAAAGTAGTTGCAGATCGATTACAAGACAGAACTTGCCCAATTATTATTTCATCTACAGCTCATTATTCGAAGTTTGCACCTGCTATCTTGAGGGCCTTGAGGATTGCGGAAATAAAGCAGAACCCATTAAGTCAGCTTCACTTGCTGAGTTCTTACAGCCCTCTGCCTCCAGTCCACTGGGGCCTATTAGAGACACTGAAAAAGAATGAGAATGAGGATCACCAGGTCTGTGCTGCTGATCTCAGTGTGCTGATGTCCCGTATAGAAACCttaattcaaaatcattttatgaAAGTTTTCTGA